The DNA region aaaataatagagataaaTTATGAAGTGTTGTAAATTATAGGAAGttcagttttaattttttctagatttttatttgaattatattaattatttcttagtTATTAtgcatttgatataaaaataataatattaataataaagtgTATATGAAAATTCGATTGAAATCGGTTCTTTACTATTAAATGTTTAAATAGATTtgaaacatgattttatcacaattataaattttaagcttTGAAGCATACAAAATATagatacattattttaatgtttactAGAACACTCCTCACATGGAACAGCCCAAGGAAGAACCTACAGCAACTAAAGATGGAACCTTCGTAGAGATTCTGCTCGGCAAACTTGAGAACCATGCTGCTTGTCCTCTGTCTTGCACTTTCTGATGTCGTAACAAATCTGAGATATCAGTTCATAGAGCTCTATAGAAAATTGTAAGCAAATCCAATATACACaatgttgttactcattttttgaGCCATGCGTGCTAATGGAGATGGTGTATATCCTCTTTAAATTGAAGGCAGGAGTTTAGTTCAGGGTTGCTGGgagattgacaaaaacaaaggaaaaagaaatatttttcagaCCATGTTTCAGCTGGCATCTGCTCTCCTTATCCTTTCCCTTCGCTGTCAAAATTGTCAGGATTCTTAGGCTAATTAGGAGtcttttaaatgatatattCGTTCCTTTTCTATCTGGTTTctaaggttggataaatccctcagaaGCTGTACTAAAAAATTGACTCTGCCGTTGttgcaattttttgttccaacttaggctttgATTATGATATAGTTCCATGCAATATCCGACCATCCCGTCTATATTTTTTCACTCATAACATGTTGAAAATTGACCTACACTTTTATTGGGTCTTAGGGCTCGCTATTTTTATGGCAGACTCTCAGTCAAAGTAGGATGTTTGGCATTGTCAGTTTCCTGATTTAGATCAGAGGATCCGTTTTGACCAACCAGGTTGCAGCCAATTTCTGTTctgtaaaatgattttatcttattttttaatctttcatcaaagttgtagtcctgaACGCATAGATAAATTCGGGATTTCAAatcgcttgattttgatatcagaagctcaagatattcacgtttaaatatttaatgagaAGGCAAAAATTCTACCGCAAGAAGGATTCCCCCGTTTgcaggactgaattgaaaaaaagactAAACTAAGGGAGTGGATTtaagatgaaattagaagaaattgGTGATCCTACTCTCGTTTGAATATCATGTTTTCGCCTCGACCTGCTCTGGTAAGGGTACGAAGAAACTGGGGgttgaatagaaaataaaaatctgccACCACGAATTACATGGCTGCTGctgccttattttttttcagcagCAAACGACGCCGTCATTCATTTACACATTAATGCACATTGTTTTTCCTCTCCTCAGCTGAGGAAACAATACGGCGTCGTTTTAAAACAGTcccattttgaattaattaggaTGCAACTGTACCCGGCCTGCATTTTCCTGCCCTCCTTTGTAGCTGCTTTCTTTGGCTTTTATTCTCTCTTCCTTGCGCCCGGTTTTCAGCTGCACATCACGAGGAAACGATTTTGTACGTCCACGATGCTAGCTGTGAAAGAAGACAAAGGGAGAGGAGCCTCACACCATCTAAGGGCTGAGATTGCTTTCCTAAACACAGACGGCTGGGATGGGAGGGTTTTAAGGTGGTCTTCAAGCTTGGTTTGGCTATATAAACCAAGGGGCTGTGCAGcagcagaaaagaaaagaaaaggaagtaggggaggaaaaagaaaaagggagaaaaaaagaaaaagagagagttaGCATAAGGCTGATGTTAGAGAAGCTGAAAATCATTGAGAACAGGAGGAGATTACTTTGAGTCTATCCTACTTCGTTGAATCGGGGTTTGCAAAGACTCTAAGAGTTTTTTGAAAAGCTCTCAACGGCAGAAAAGAGGAAGGCTTGCTTCGGGTCATTGTTGGTAAAAAGGCAGAAGCTTTTCCACCAGTTGCATCTCGTTCCTCTGCATTCAAACGTGCAAGATCAGCAGGTATGAgtcttgattttcttgttttctttaacGTCTGTAAAGCTGTTTGTttggttttctcttcttttcaaaATCTGTTTTCCGTTTCTATTTTGGGACGTCATTTTCCATCTTAGCAACAAAGTTGCGTGCTTTCTCATTGTTACTCCCAGGATTTTGAGTCTAGATTACTACGGTGTTAGAGCtgcgtttttttgtttttctgttgtgAGGGACTGCGGACTAGAAGGATCTTCATTACCCTTCCATTTATTTGTCCGAATGTCTGCGTTAGAATGTTGTTTAGGATAAATTTGGCTCCCCAATAAAAATCTGTCCAGATGGGGAAGAAAAACGAGAGAGGGTCTTCTTGCATTTGAAGTGATACTTCGGCTGGTTTTTGGGAGTATGTTTTACTTTCGTTCCTTTACGAATGAATAGCTGGCCATTTGATTTGCTGGCCCTGTTTTTTTAGTATCTTTGATATACATTGTATAAGGGCACTCTTTAAGTTCTTTCCTGCTTGTATGAGACCACCGATGCAGTGTCAAAGATGAGAAAAAAGGACATGCTATGTTTAGGCTTGGAGTGTTAAGGGCTGGTTTAGTTTACCAGTTTCTATGGCTGTGAGAGACCGTACGTAGGTTTAAAGGGTTTCGTCATCTCTGCCTTTCGTTGGTTTGAGTGTCTCTGGCCAATTGAAATATTGCATGGGAATAGTTATGGCCTATAGGTGCAGAAGAGAGAGTAGAAAACACGAGGGGAGTATCCTTTTCAGGCGGGGTTGTTCTGCTTTGGATTCTCAGgccacgttttttttttcttttttaaaacaaggtAGCTAGCCATTGGTTTCTAATACATATGATGAAAGTATGCCCCTCAAGTTTCCTGCCTTTCACCTTTCACCTTTCACGAGCacgacattttaaaaaaataaaataaaattaggataGCATAGGAGGGGTCGTGGGGTGCAGACACCAGCGTAGGATTTTAAGCTTAAAAGGTTGCTTTCAGAACTTTGGCCTCACGTAACAAGTTTATTTCTTATGATGGTTTAATAATTTCAACTGGATGCTTGAGTTAATTGTTGCGATTAGCCGTGTGTTTTGAGTTTAAAAATGTTAGCTGCAGGACTTTGGTCCCCCGTGTGACGAACTTATTTTTTCTGATGTTTTGCTAGCTTCAACTGTTATGTCTGCATTTAATTGTTGtgataaacaatttttttattttatgtaaaaaaataaaaatgattttgtgtgttgcatacgaccaataccctaacatgttttttttaatgtcttaaaaaaaacaaatattcaaaactttcaaaaatgtgttttcgcatggatttcttaaacacaacaaaaaaattatttccttgcatcttggattttacaacatgtttgtaaatttCAAAAGGTGTTggtcaatattccaaaaaatataaaaatcttatttttgggaaTTCGTCTTTATTCACTactaatatttggataaagaaatctcaaaaggggtaaatatccaaaatattattagaaatttttgttattattcattattaatgtttggataaaaaaacccaaaggagttaatatccaaaatattattgggaataattcaTTATTATTCACCATggatgtttggataaagaaaccccaaaaagagttaatattcaaaatattattggaaataaTTCATCATTGTTCACTATTAATACTTAGATAAAGAAACCCCAAGtggtaaatatcaaaatatttttaggaaCAACAAAGTCATTATCCCTTAATAACACAAGGGCAAATAAACCTATGAAAGgtaaatgtcaaaaatattgttaataggaatatgacttgtttatttttaacgaAAGGGTCGATTTAtgccaaaaattttatttagaacaatttaattacgtatccttgaaagaagcctcaattataattgaggacatttcaaatttGGATTCCACAATTTAAgagtcatgaaaatttgaaatactaaggcaaaaatGGGCTTTTAAAGCACCTTGAAttttcttagatttctaaaaaaaagttcttcttctttctcttgccATTTACGAGTCGCGAACActtaaaatactaaaagaaaaatgagctctcaagcacattgaatctccttagatttctatcttagttgtttctaaattcataaattctgaatttatttcaaatcaagtaTAGACTTCAAGAGATCTGCACCATTTCTCTTTGGCACTCTATAGATATACCTAAAGGTATGATCCAGATTGGCCAAGGGTTCTTTCCCTCAAACTTTAAACCCAAGTTCGTACATCATAGCAGACGTACCCTAAGAAACTGATGAGAACACCAataccatagcaattataggcaaactaaacaccaagcagcttaccttaggtagggcgtacatGAGGTGCTAAAACCTTCTCTTTACGCAatcagtcccttgccttagaatctctgaaagaccaattaggtttcctagtgatcataatactaggtggcgactcccttttcacaaaacaaagaccTCAACATCAATCGCTGCCACCAGGAAGGGTCGCCTCGACGTTGAGCTCTCGAGAGGGTACGCCACACAATATGTTTCTTATCTCCTTTTCTCTAAGAGAACCTGAtggattttatataataatgttGTACATCATAATCATGGGATACCTTCCCAACTGCACACGACAAGTTGATCAGATAATTCTCATGAATCTGGATTGAAGTTTACAGATTCCCTCCAGATGAGTTCCTTGATGTTTTCTTCAGTAAAAGATGGTTGCTCAAAATCAAAGCTGAAAGGCTTTGGGCAAACAGGCTCCTCATTGATGCCATGAAGAGGTTCCAAGTATGGATGGCACAGTGCCTCATCGACTGCAAACAGCAAAAAGGTCAAATGTAATCATCGGTCAAATAAAAGCTTCTTTGATGAGAAAATATACTCGAGTTTGAACATTCTGGTATAATTTCAGAATGTTGAGGCATACCATATTTTACTCTACTAGTTCACTAATATATGTAATTTCGCTTCATTAAGTAATACCAATTATCTCCAATATTATTCAATGAATGCACTTAATTCTAGATCAAATGTGTAGCCAAGATTGCAGGAAACGTctcataaagataaaaatatcgaGCGGAATCcggcgaccggtgatgtactgatctttgctcatcggaggggtaggcacactgagacacaatatttaacgtggttcggcaaattgcctacatccatgAGAGAGATagatattattagagatagagaaagaatacaacacatggaggaggatcacattcactcaactcccatctctcattgctacatggGGCAGTAGCTGCATAAGGCAGCAAGGCTGCtggtggcagcccttctctttctttctctcttcttctctcttttgtagCTCTCCTACAagactctctctcttctctctacatgtctcacaactctcacactttgctctctaagatcatgcctcttttataggcatcaatggcagctcctcttgctcctttgtcatcaatggtggttgccaaactcatctcttcttcaacaaaggctgctgccaaagtcaaggttggtggttgccaccaacaagcctccttctttgacaatgtcaacataattggcaatattccaacaaaaaaaacaacatatgaAGCTATTTCTACAATATCACAAACTAGTCCTTGACATCACTATCATGCCTCATTCTTACCTGTAATGCGCCTATTTGGATCAAAGACCAGCATTTTCTCCAACAATTCGACAGCACCAGCAGACATGTTAGGAAATCTAGCAGCAAAATTTTGCCTGGGGTATTGCGGAAGCTGCCTAACATATCTTCGAGCATTCTCGCTTCGTAGGAAACCAAGACTGGAGTCATCAGGTGAACCTATGAGCTTTTCAAAGACAAATGCACAAGGTATCATGCTCGTAGTTTGATAACAAAAAACTGAGCAGTTCCATACTATCAACAAGCATGCTATATACTTCAACCTCTATGCATGCTAACAAAAGCTAGAGAGTTGCAACCCACACAACAGACAAAAGAACAAACCAAAACATAACTGGCAAAACAGAATAGAAGTTACACTGGTTGAAGCACAAGATACAACACTTTCACATAAGTTGCAGATTTTGTGGTCTTGGACTGATGGACccatgaaaattacaaaaaggaaaatgagtTGATGCAATCATGCATGGAGCCGGCgaaaatcatttaaaatgatGGTGTAAACATTCGGCTCACAAATATAACCTTTTagcattcttaaaaaaaaataattcttttttctttctaaaatttgATGCTTGCTATTTTATCTCTACTATGAGAGGtaagattttcaattttatttcgctttgtttgaaattgtagaaatattttatatcaatttaaaaaataaaataaaataaaataaaataattttcatcttattttaaatcttgatttctaaaatttttagataaattttgGCTGAAATGTTTTGGTTTCATTTCACATATTTTGTTTCAGGTTTGAAaagtcattgaatcaaattgaacccggttcaatttgattaattaaaccactCAGGTATaaaaaagctctttttcattactattttcaataacaatgatattaataataatattgaaaataataattactattttcattaataatgatattaattttttaaaattagatttagcactaatttatatgatttatattcatgttgttttttccaTGTCTATACTTTGTAAGAATTTGAGCAAAACCATGGATGCTTTAGATCCTattagccttgataacattgacataataaatgaATAGATTTATGAAGAATTTATCATTCTTGTTGGAGAGGATATAAGTTGGGAGACTATTGAAACATCTTTGTCTGCTTTGACTTTAGAGGATGAAAAGATATGTTCTGATGACGAGAATGAACTTGATGAAAATGATCAACTATTGGAATGTTTAGTTGATGACTTTCCCTTCATACCACCACAAGATcaagatttttatttctatgttaACGATGGAGATGATGtctaatttatgtttattttaagttaaagttctatttaatcttgactatttaagaatattttaaattttaaaattatatctgtttgatattgtgtttgcactatataatttataattaatttatcttaaatttaaattatatttgttgaattatatatatatatatatatatatatatatatatatatatatatagtagaaccctaaaataaaatgacatgttAAAATGCTCTAAAaccaaaacattttatttcttcttaacttaataataatcttaaaatcttgattaattaactaataaacACAAGTAAATCACTAATGGGAGAGAAGGGAACGGTATTGGTGACGTGACAATAATACAATGGCGTGACTACAAAATCCtcattttaatagatttttccAAACAAGTCCTAAAAGAACAGACAGATGTAGGAGGGAGGAGTGCgattaaaacaagaaattgaATATAGTAGTTATCAATAAATATAAGGGAAAATTATCGTTagcaattgtcataacccaattttttgacccttttattttaattattttatttactgaaaaaatgatgaaaaacaagtaaaaataaaataaatgaagaataaattaaaatttgggttaagggcaacatgattggaattttaaagatttaattaaattttttactattttaattaatcaaatcaagggtttaattggagaattgataagttttgagacttaattgagcttgaaattaatttaattaatccaatcaaggttttaattggagaattgataagttttgaaacttcattaagcttggaattaatttaatcaagggtttaattggagaattgataagttttgagacttaattgagcttgaaattaatttaattaatccaatcataggtttaattgaagaaatataaaatttgggggtttaattggggtccaaatttccaaaattaaaatacaaggaCCAACTTCAAAATGGCGTCGAAATGCAAGGATCCAATTAACCAGGGGCTTGACTGCAACATTATAAGAAttccagggaccaaattgaaagcagCCTTAGAAAACGGAGTCGTTTGGCAGCGACTGttcaccatcttcttcctcCGCAACGGCTCTGCCATTAAAGGCAAACACGTTTCATCCGTTGGCAGCAACGCTTACTCATTAAAGGCGGCCGTTACCACCGGTTCTGGCCTTATAAAAGGCGAGGGAATCACAGAACCGCGGCGGAGATAGAAACAAAGAACACCGAGGAGCAGAAAAACCGAAACctagaaaacagaggaaaaataCACATAGCAAAAAAACAGAGCCAAACGCAAACATAAAACCCAGAAAACCAACATTTCATAATCGTCTTCGTCCCTTCCATCTCAATAACCGGGGCGACGAGCAGAgttaaaagcaaaggaaaaagtCCAAATCAGAAAGACAGGGGAAGCAAAGGGAAAACGCAAGCAGGAGACACAGAGACCAGGATCAGCTTCACCATCGTTCTCACCGCCTCCAGCAGACCAGGTAAccaaccttttccttttgcatttcttcaattaattagtggtgcactgtgcaagtgaattttaacTTGCACAGTGCAGCAACACGCGTGGATTAATCCACGCGTGTTGctcagcccagcccaaaaaaataaaaaaataaaaaataaataaaaaataaacagaaaaataaaaaataaataaataaaaagtgtgTATTCATGAATaacaataatgtaaatttattggtttattcactgacgccagagtcaggaataaaaacaccggtttaaattaatattatttttatccattgtattttattatgtttagctagaaaaataaaaaatatgtgcatgcgtaaaaattaatttatttttatttatttattcacaggcactagagtagggaataaaaaaaatatattgatctaattttttttcgtagctacgaatttttaccaacgccaaagTTGGAATTATTTGAGCtcaaatattcactggcgctagagtcaggaatattataaacaaatcatcatagcataaactaataaacatttagcaatttaagataaaatcagCAATGTAGTCTGTTTTAgacagaacgtttaaggggtgataatatcttttttttatgtaaccaatcccgaaccatagaatctctgttgaccagttagggttcctagtgaccataatactaggtggcgacttctcaaacaagatattttttctaaaagaaccaaATGCtagaaatctgttttttttttcataatcgagaattatttttagggtcGTCGTGATGTCGGGTGTGATAGCAATTATGTTAAAATTGCAAGTTCagttttaaaaacttatataaaaaatttaaaatttaataaaataatcaaattactcTCCctacttttctttctctccacACGTTATTTTCTCTCCTTGAAAACcctaattttcttaatttgcaCCTATCAAATCCAATAGATTACTCATTAATTATGGAGTTCTAGTagtaaacaatatatatatatatatagactaaaTGAgagttttttagatattattttttaaaaatcttatttaatcttgaccttgttttataattattatttttattttgtttggttactttactgtaattatttatttttattgtgatataattaaataaaaaatatatttttcaaatacatttatattttgagttggataaattaatctaaattaatttaatatattgttttattaatatttttgataatatgTTGTTAATGATTAGAAGTGAAGTGAGccttatgttttatatttcaaGTTTCAACCAGTGAAATGGATCGGCAGTCCGTTAAAAGATGACTGCGTAAAGATCTTTAGCCATTTCAGGTGGGATAGAATTGAAGGGCACCGCAAAGacctaattataaatatatggaACACTGAAATACCAAGAAGATTTATTACAATCCCATTCCAGGCTGAACCGCTGACGGTCTAATCTAGCTCTTTCTCATCGGACACTATGGTTTGGAGATTAACGCAATGCGCAGATGCCcatgaatttattataaagGCAGCTAAATGCTGCATAGTGTACATTCAAATAGCTATTTTGAAGaggtttctttctctctttttttaacaaaaaaaaaagaaactgttTTATTCCACACATGAATACTCGAGAACATGAAGCAcctaaataaaatctcaagcaTGGGTGATGATCAAATCTGCCTTGCGAGTTGTGACCATGTCCTTCAAacatttcatttcttctttttgagaAATTCAACAAACTTACCAATATAGTAATCCTGATGCAACTTCTGGTTTCCGAAAATCGCAGCAGCTTCACTTGCTTTCTCCCTCAAGCTTTTTCCTTCCTCGGATACCATTGCGAGTTTCAGAGCCTCGGCTACACCATCGCGGGTAAACGACCCATCTTCCCCTCTCTGTACTTCCACACCTAAACCCTTCTCAACCAAATACCTTGCACACAAAGGTTGGTCGACGATGAATGGCAAGAGAATAAGGGTGTGACCAAACTGCAAAGTTTCAATAATAGAACCCCATCCAGAGTGAAATAATGATCCCCCGATTGATGGATGACCCAAGATTTCCATCTGTGGCGCCCATCCCATGCAAACAATCCCTCTATCAGATGTCCTTTCACCGAATCCTGAAGGCAGAGCTTCAAGATCATCGTTGGCCCAACCGGGTTTTCGTAATGCCCACAGAAATGGCAATCCAGATAACTCTAGCCCGTGAGCAATCTCATATACTTGATCTCTGGTTAGCTTATACTCGCTACCAAACCCTACAAACACAACGGACTTCGGCTTTTGGTCATCGAGCCATTTAAAGATTTCACCCCACCTCCCATCAGTGAATTCCTTTCTTTCTGGCTTCTCCTGGGGCAACAAACCTACTGGGATCACGGGTTTTCCTAGCAGCCTTTCAAATAGATTCAAGTAGTCTCCTTCGAACTCGGCACAGCTGCGTACCGCTACAGCTTGGCATCCATGGAGTATCTTGGAGACCCTTCCACCATCCGTGATCCCAGAAGCATTTCCTGTATAAATCCATTCAAAAATTCCAACAGCCTCGTGGTTTCGATAAGCTACCGAGGAGGGAAAGTCAACCCACTCTGGTTTCGTTATCATACTCGTCCATGAAGGCCTAAGTCTTTTTTGACCATCGCCAACTAATAAGCACTCTGGGTTCCCAAGAAACACATATGCAACAGCAGAGAAAACAGAGAAATGAATAAGAGGAACCTTTTTTTCTCTAGCAATCTCTACCATCCAATAAGGAATCATGTCAATGATTATCCAGTCTGGAAGTTGATCGGCGATGAACTGCTTCAAGGGGTGCTGCAGGAGATCATATGCAGTCTTCAGGTACTCGATTTTCTCCGCGGGAATGTCAACCGTGGCCTCTCCATCTTCTGGCAAGATATCATTGTCTAAGCTTGGTAGTGGAAACTCTACGAATTTCACCAAGTCTGCTAGACTTGGAGGAATTTTAGGGAGTCTTTTGATGTTTCTTGGGGTTGAAACAAAGGAGACTTTGATTCCAGCTTTGGCTAAATCTATGGAAAGTTGAAAGAAAGGTATCATATGGCCAAAGGCAATCCATGGAAGCATCACTATGTGAAGTTGCTCTGCCATTAATTCAAGGTATGGAGAAAAAGAAGATTTCCCAGGCTAGGAATTAGGGCAAACCTGTATGAATTTTAGAGTATTGAGAAAGGAGGTTTAAGATCAGTATATAGGGACTGAATACAGGAGCCAATTAGGACGGACAGTAAGCAGATTTCAATGAAAAGAGCAAAACCTTGTCTGGAGATTAACGAGTGAATCTTTCAGGGActtcaatgatttttaaatttcacatgGAAAGCACTTCCGATATTTAACGAGCCATTGCAGAGAATGGAGATAAGTTAGATTGGGTTCATCcgtgaaaaaccaaaaaaaacaccaacataACCTAGCCTTTGGACAGTTTAAGGGAAAAATTGTAATCATACTATAAAATGCTATTAAAGTACAAggtaaatttaatatgattattaAAAGTGTacagtttaaagtgtttttctatttaaaaataatattttttattttttatccgaGGTAAgttttcagagaaaaaaaaaaaaaagactggtGGGAATCTTTATTATGCATGAATATTGCACTGTGTCGGTGCATGAAATCCAGTACAGATGTAAAGCCAACTGTCAATCCAAATGAAATAAATGCAAATGAAATAAACGGGGATTGGTTTATATGGCAGAGATTTTGTGGTCTTGGACTGATGGACCAATGAAAATTACGAAAAGGAAAATGACTTGACGCAATCAAGCATGGAGCCGGCgaaaatcatttaaaatgatGGTGTAAACGTTCGGCTCACAAATATAACCTTTTagcattcttaaaaaaaaaaaaaaaaactctttttttctttcaaaaatttgatGTCTGCTATTTCATCTCTATTATGAGAGGTG from Populus alba chromosome 14, ASM523922v2, whole genome shotgun sequence includes:
- the LOC118041606 gene encoding mitogen-activated protein kinase 4-like, which encodes MIPCAFVFEKLIGSPDDSSLGFLRSENARRYVRQLPQYPRQNFAARFPNMSAGAVELLEKMLVFDPNRRITVDEALCHPYLEPLHGINEEPVCPKPFSFDFEQPSFTEENIKELIWRESVNFNPDS
- the LOC118041603 gene encoding putative UDP-rhamnose:rhamnosyltransferase 1, producing MAEQLHIVMLPWIAFGHMIPFFQLSIDLAKAGIKVSFVSTPRNIKRLPKIPPSLADLVKFVEFPLPSLDNDILPEDGEATVDIPAEKIEYLKTAYDLLQHPLKQFIADQLPDWIIIDMIPYWMVEIAREKKVPLIHFSVFSAVAYVFLGNPECLLVGDGQKRLRPSWTSMITKPEWVDFPSSVAYRNHEAVGIFEWIYTGNASGITDGGRVSKILHGCQAVAVRSCAEFEGDYLNLFERLLGKPVIPVGLLPQEKPERKEFTDGRWGEIFKWLDDQKPKSVVFVGFGSEYKLTRDQVYEIAHGLELSGLPFLWALRKPGWANDDLEALPSGFGERTSDRGIVCMGWAPQMEILGHPSIGGSLFHSGWGSIIETLQFGHTLILLPFIVDQPLCARYLVEKGLGVEVQRGEDGSFTRDGVAEALKLAMVSEEGKSLREKASEAAAIFGNQKLHQDYYIGKFVEFLKKKK